The Syntrophotalea acetylenivorans genome contains the following window.
CATACCATGACGCTTTAGCTCTTGCTGGTAGATCGCTGAACAATATTGTAGACCTCGGTCTGAATGGTGTATTAACGCTCGGCTTGTCTGTCGTTGCTTAGCTGCCCGACGTAAAGCTTTTACGACCCTGTCAGCACGCATATTGTCACTGACTTCATAACCCATGATTTTGCGACTATAGGCATCTGTGACCAATGATAGATAGTGAACACCTTCATCCGTTTCAACGTAGGTAATATCGCTCACAAAGGCTTGTTCGGCACAACTGATCTCTTGACTGCCTAAACGATTCGGGTATTTCTTCATCCAATGTTTGCTGTGCGTCGTTTTTGTGTAGCGCTTGATCGGTGTCACCAGCAGTTGATGCGCTCTCAAATAGTCAAAAAAAGCGTCACGCCCCAACTTTATTCCCTGCTCAACAAACATGGGTTTCAACAAAAAATACAGTTTGCGAGTACCAAGCCGCGGCATAAACCGTCTGACCTCCATCACCATTGACTTGACGGGGGCCAACTCTATGCTGCGCTGCTCACTGCGTTTTTCTCTTTGATAAACGGCTTGCCGGGTGATGCCAAGGAGCTTACAAGCGCGGCTTAGACTCAGCCCTTTTTGTTTTTGAAGGCGTCTCGCTCCTTGGCAATATACTTTTTTCGCAGTCCCGTTCCGTGCTCTGCATCCAGGATATCCACCACTTCATTCAACAACAGATTGCGAAGACGTTCATCCTCAAGTTCGCGCTCGAGTCGCTTGATTTTCTGTACGGGAGTTTCTTTCGCTTTGGGAGATTTGGGCATGGTCATCCTCACAGGTTGGGTCCAATCCAGCCTTCCGTGTTTTCGCAACCATTTTAACACTGTCGAGCGGCCCTGGATGCCATAAATCTTCTGAGCCTGCTTGTAGGTCATGTCGCCTTTTTCTACGGCAGCAACCACCTGCAATTTAAAGCCCATGGTGTAATCACGTTGAGTACGTCTCTTCCGCTTACTTTCTGCTGTGTCCATAAATAAGCCTCCTAGCTGTAAACTTATTTCAGGACGGGACACTTAATGACAAAAGGCCGAGCCCTTAACAGGACTCGGCCTTTTTTTGTGGCGCCTGGTTAGCCAAAACCGAGTTGATAAACTTTCAACAGGTACAGGATGATCGGGTAGCTGATAAGAGAAAAAAGGGTGGAGAGCAGGATAATCGAACCGGCCAGTTCCGTGTTGCTGTCAAGTTGCTGGGCCAGCACTGTGCAGGCGGCCGCTGCCGGTGCACCGGCCATGAGGACGGCAATGCCGAGATCGAGACCGCGAACATCGAGAAGTAGCATGACAACGATGGTAAGCAATGGTAGACCGATAACCTTGAATAGGCTGGCGATTGTTGCCTGAACCAGGTCGCCGCGAAGTTTCCGCAAAGAAAAGCTGCCGCCGATGGCCAATAGGGCCAGCGGCAAAGTAATGCTTGCGGTAAGGTTGAAAGAACGAGCAAAAACCGTTGGCAGGGGAAGTTGCCAGTAGCTCCAGACAATGCCCAGCAGGGCGGCGAGTATCAAGGGGTTCGAGAGTAGGCTGCGATACCAGAAGGACCATGTGGTTTGCCGCTTCCCGGTTCTTTGGGGAAGCAGCAGGGCCAGAATGGATAACAGGTTGATCACCGGCACCAGGCAGCCCATAAACATGCCGGCCCTGGCAAAAGCTGCATCTCCATAGGCACTGAACACGATAGGCAGACCGATGTAGGCCAGATTGCCACGAAAGGCCCCTTGACTGAATGCACCGCGGTCTTCATATCGATACTTACGACCTATTGCGGCATAGCTGTAGGAAATGATTAAACCGCTCAACATGACGACTGTGGCACCAGTAACCATACGGCCGTTGAACGTTGCGCTGAAGTCGGCAGTAGCGATTTTATGGAAAAGCAGGGAAGGCAAACCGATAAAGTAGATAAGCCGGTTGGCTTGATACAAAAAACGGTCGTCAATCAGGCCGCTGCGTCTTAACAGGTAACCCAGCCCAATGACGAAGAATACCGGAAGAATAATGATGGATATCTCGGAGAATATTTGCAAAATAGACCCTTTTCTATATCTGGTTCGAACCAGCATACTCCCCCGGTAAGGGGACGGCAACTATTGAACGTATTGAATCTGTGCTTCCTTGACTTTTAGAGCCTGGAGGGTTAGATGTTAAGGATGGTCAGCAGAATACGGACACTCCCCATTTTATCGATTGCAACGATACTGTGTGTTTTGGCTTTAGTTGGTTCCAGCCTCTGCTTTTCGGGATGTCGACGTAATGAGGCTTTGTATGAGCCGGGAGCTATGGTCGGCGAATTGGCTCCCGATGTTTCGCTGGTCGACATGGCTGGGCGGCAGGTAGTTCTAAGTCAATTTCGTGGACAAAAAGTGCTGCTAGCCTTCTGGGCTTCCTGGTGCCCTCCCTGCCAAACAGAAATGTCTTCATTGCAACGCCTGCACGACAATCCTGCCGTGGGGAATCTTAAAATTCTCGCGGTTAATGTTGGAGAAAGCAAAGAGCAGATCGCCTCTTTTGTTGCCAGGCAGCAGCTCTCACTACCGATTCTTATCGATGCCGAAGGCATCGTTCAAAAGCGATACGGAGTTAATCAACTGCCGATTGTTTTTCTAGTCGACGGTCAAGGTATAATTGTCGCGCGCCATTTTGGCTTACGTGATTGGAATTCCAGGGATGTCATTACTGAACTCAACCAGTTCGGGAGAGAATGATTAAATGAGCAATGCCGCTGATATTACTTTATGGATAGCATTTTCCGCCGGAATTCTGTCCTTCTTTTCCCCCTGTGTCCTGCCTTTATTGCCCTCGTATATAACCTATATCACCGGTCTCAGCTTTGGCCAATTGCAGGAGGCGCACCCCGGTGCTCGTGTTCGGCTGACGGTCTTTTGTCATTGCCTGGTTTTTATTGCAGGCTTCTCCGCCGTGTTTATTTTGCTCGGGGCGCTTGCCGGAATGGCCTCCGCTTCTTTCCATGGTCAGCTACGAACGGTGCTGGTCTGGGTGCAAAAAATTGGTGGCATTCTTATTTTTCTTTTCGGTATACATCTTAGCGGGTTGTTTCATTTCGGTATTCTTCTCGGCGAAAAACGGATTCATTTGCATCGTAAGCCGACTGGATTTATCGGCACCTTTGTCGTTGGGTTGGCCTTTGCTGCCGGTTGGACTCCCTGCATTGGGCCTATCCTGGGAACTATTCTGGCTCTCGCTGCCGGATCAGCAGCAGGACCCGGCCGCGGTATTCTGCTTTTAACGATTTATTCAGCAGGGCTGGGTCTTCCCTTTTTGTTGGCAGGGCTCCTGTTTCACGGCTTTCTTACCTTTTTTAACCGTTTTCGTAAATACATCCGTCTGGTTGAGATCTGTACCGGAGTCTTGTTGATGGTGGTTGGCATCATGCTGTTTTTTGACATGTTCGGCTTGGTGACCGGTTATCTGTACCGCTTGCTGCCGCCTGCCGGCTGATTTAAAGTCCTGATTTGACCTTGACAGTCATCATCCCCTACTGATATTTTTGAAATTCAATTTCATGGGAGGTATGATGCCAGACAAGCGTACAACTTTCAGAGAATTTGTGGCCCGCAAGGGGCTGAAATGGACCAAGCAGAGGGAAATTATTCTGGACGAATTTCTCAATTCCAAAGAACACCTTTCGACAGAAGCTCTCTACCTAGAGATTCGCAGCAAGAATCCCCACATCGGTTATGCCACTGTTTACCGGACCCTGAAGCTTTTTGCCGAGTGCGGCATAGCAGAAGAACGGGATTTCGGTGCCGGGCAGGTTCTCTATGAATTGAGTCACGGTGGAGACCACCACGATCATCTTATTTGCACCGGTTGTGGCGCCATCATCGAGTTTGAAGATAAGCGAATAGAAAAACTACAAGAGCAGGTTGCTCAAGACCATCATTTCATCATCTCAAGTCATCGTCTGGAAATCTTCGGGTTGTGCACCAAATGCGCAGCCGGATGAAGATTGCCAGGGCCTTTTTTTGAATGGTTTTTCATTCCCCTTTTAAATAGAAATAATTGTAATGGTTTCTCAAAGCAAAGTTCCCCAAAGTGACCGTAAGGTCATTCTGGTGGGTAATCCCAATGTTGGCAAAAGCATTCTTTTTAATGCCTTGACCGGGGCCTATACGGTTGTCTCTAATTATCCCGGCACCTCGGTTGCCGTAGCTCGGGGGCATTGTGAGATAAACGGTCAACGCTATGAAATTCTCGACACCCCGGGCATGTACTCGCTGTTGCCGATTACCGAGGAGGAGCGTGTTGCCCGGGAGATGTTGCTGCTCGAAGATGCTCATGCGGTCATTCATGTCGTCGATGCCAGAAACATCGAG
Protein-coding sequences here:
- a CDS encoding IS3 family transposase (programmed frameshift); this translates as MDTAESKRKRRTQRDYTMGFKLQVVAAVEKGDMTYKQAQKIYGIQGRSTVLKWLRKHGRLDWTQPVRMTMPKSPKAKETPVQKIKRLERELEDERLRNLLLNEVVDILDAEHGTGLRKKYIAKARRLQKQKGLSLSRACKLLGITRQAVYQREKRSEQRSIELAPVKSMVMEVRRFMPRLGTRKLYFLLKPMFVEQGIKLGRDAFFDYLRAHQLLVTPIKRYTKTTHSKHWMKKYPNRLGSQEISCAEQAFVSDITYVETDEGVHYLSLVTDAYSRKIMGYEVSDNMRADRVVKALRRAAKQRQTSRALIHHSDRGLQYCSAIYQQELKRHGMTPSMTDGYDCYQNALAERVNGILKQEFLITKCRTLSELKGLVRESVDTYNRLRPHLSLDMKTPEEVHKKATSAREVA
- a CDS encoding AEC family transporter codes for the protein MQIFSEISIIILPVFFVIGLGYLLRRSGLIDDRFLYQANRLIYFIGLPSLLFHKIATADFSATFNGRMVTGATVVMLSGLIISYSYAAIGRKYRYEDRGAFSQGAFRGNLAYIGLPIVFSAYGDAAFARAGMFMGCLVPVINLLSILALLLPQRTGKRQTTWSFWYRSLLSNPLILAALLGIVWSYWQLPLPTVFARSFNLTASITLPLALLAIGGSFSLRKLRGDLVQATIASLFKVIGLPLLTIVVMLLLDVRGLDLGIAVLMAGAPAAAACTVLAQQLDSNTELAGSIILLSTLFSLISYPIILYLLKVYQLGFG
- a CDS encoding TlpA family protein disulfide reductase, whose protein sequence is MLRMVSRIRTLPILSIATILCVLALVGSSLCFSGCRRNEALYEPGAMVGELAPDVSLVDMAGRQVVLSQFRGQKVLLAFWASWCPPCQTEMSSLQRLHDNPAVGNLKILAVNVGESKEQIASFVARQQLSLPILIDAEGIVQKRYGVNQLPIVFLVDGQGIIVARHFGLRDWNSRDVITELNQFGRE
- a CDS encoding cytochrome c biogenesis CcdA family protein, which encodes MSNAADITLWIAFSAGILSFFSPCVLPLLPSYITYITGLSFGQLQEAHPGARVRLTVFCHCLVFIAGFSAVFILLGALAGMASASFHGQLRTVLVWVQKIGGILIFLFGIHLSGLFHFGILLGEKRIHLHRKPTGFIGTFVVGLAFAAGWTPCIGPILGTILALAAGSAAGPGRGILLLTIYSAGLGLPFLLAGLLFHGFLTFFNRFRKYIRLVEICTGVLLMVVGIMLFFDMFGLVTGYLYRLLPPAG
- a CDS encoding Fur family transcriptional regulator, with protein sequence MMPDKRTTFREFVARKGLKWTKQREIILDEFLNSKEHLSTEALYLEIRSKNPHIGYATVYRTLKLFAECGIAEERDFGAGQVLYELSHGGDHHDHLICTGCGAIIEFEDKRIEKLQEQVAQDHHFIISSHRLEIFGLCTKCAAG